The DNA segment GTACTGGCACGCAGCTTCCCAGGAACGCACAGACTGCTGCGCGATGGCGAGTCCACACTCCGCCCACGTATCCATCTGGTCCTTCCGCATGGTGACGGCGAGGACGGACAGCGCCGCATTGAAGTCTTCCAGCGCCACTGGAGGGAACTTCTGCAGCTCGCCCCTGATGCGGTCTATGTTGTTCAACCCCGACTCTTCCACGAAGCCTCCTGGATCCCAGCGGGTCTCACCATTCTGTATCTCCCCCTCAGGGGGAGATGTAGCTGCTCTGAGCGACAGAGAGGGTGTCGCCCTCTGCCTCGGCTGTCCCTCTTATCTCCCCAACCCCATCTCCGCCGCGCCGCTCTCAATAACCTCGAATAGCCTGTGAATCACCTGCGCCGTCGCGCCCCAGATAACCTCGCCGCCGTACGCATACCCCGGCCATGCCACCAGCCTTCCGCCGGTCAGCCTTACCTCATCGCGACGGCATCTTTTATCATATAGCGCCGCCAGGGGAATCTCCAGAACGGCGGCAACCTCCCGCTCGCTCGGTTCCCACGGGTACGGGTACGGAATCGTCCCGACGTAAGGGCTGATGACGAATCCCGTGCTCGTAGCCACGTCGTCAAGCTCGCCGAGCACAGTAATGTCCGCCGGCGCTATCCCCATCTCCTCGTGCGTTTCCCTGAGCGCTGTGTCGCGCAGGTCACGGTCCGCCGGGTCCATCCGCCCTCCGGGGAAAGCTATCTCCCCTTTATGCCTCTCAACGTGCGCGCTGCGCTTGTTCAGCAGCAGGCAAAGCTCACCGTCCTTGGGATAGACAATGACCATTATCCCGGCGGGCTGGAGCGCAGAGTCGTCCACCGCCCGTTTGGGACAGGCGTCCAGGCACCGCCGCAATGTATTTTCGAAAGAGGACATGACAGACCTTCCGGCCCCCCCCAAAAAACCGGGAGGCCGACGGTACGCTTCGTTCCGCGGCCTCCCTTTATGCCGATGTAGCTCAACCGCCGCAGTTACTCGAAGATCGAGGCCGCGACCTCCTGGATGCTGCTCTGCAGCGACTTGTCGTCAGTCACAGACCAGTTCACGGCGACCTGGCAGGCCCTGCGCGGCGCAATCCCCTGGGCGATCATCTTGCCCGCGTAGATCAGCAGGCGCGTGCTCGCGCCCTCAGCAAGGCCGTGCTCCTTCAGGTTGCGTATCTTCTCGCCCAGCTTCGCAAGCCGGTTCGCCGTGTCCGTGTCCACTCCCGCCTCGTGCTCGATGATCTTCGCCTCGATCTCCCTCGGCGGCGGGTTGAACTCGATGGACACAAAGCGCTGGCGCGTGCTGTGCTTCAAGTCCTTCAACGCGCTCTGGTAGCCCGGGTTGTAAGACATCACCAGCAGGAAGCCGTCCGCCGCCTCCAGCAGCTCGCCGCGCTTCTCAATGGGAAGGATGCGACGGTGGTCGGTGAGCGGGTGAATAAGGACCGTCGTATCCTTACGCGCCTCGACGATCTCGTCCAGGTAGCAGATACCGCCGGCCTTCACAGCGCGGGTGAGAGGACCGTCGATCCAGATGGTGCTGTCGCCCTGCAGCAGGTAGCGGCCCACAAGGTCGCTCGCCGTCAGGTCCTCGTGGCACGCAATGGTCACCAGAGGCAGATTGTGCTGGGTAGCGGTTGAGTCCGCTCCGCCGTTTCCGGCCTGCTTCTTGACCGTCCTGAGCGACTTGCCCAGCTGGTACGACATGTACTCGACGAACCGGGTCTTGCCGCAGCCGGTGGGGCCCTTGAACAGGACCGGTATCTTCTGGCTATACGCCGCCATGAAGAGCTCCACCTCATCGCCCACGGGCACGTAGTAAGGCTCCTTGGTCAGGTGGTACTCTTCGATAATGTAGCTGCGGTAAAGGGTCTGAGTGCGGTTTGTCATTAGCTGGACTTGCGCTTCCTGATTTGGGGTGCCCGGTCGCGCCATAGCGCCTCGACACGGGCTTGCAGCTCATCTTTGCTGCCGTTATTTTCGATGACGACGTCGGCCAGGAGGATTCGCCGGCTCTGGGGCATCTGAGACTTGATCCTGGCGCGGACGGCCTCTTCCGTCAGGCCGTTTCTGCCGCAAACACGCTCGATAGCGCGCTCCTCGGCGGCGTCGGTGACCCAGATTTCGTCCACGAGGGAGGACCACCTGGACTCCACCATCACGGCGGCTTCAACGACCGCGACCTCAACGCCTCGGGCCCGCGCATCGTCAAGCATCGCCTGGACGCGCTCGCGGATCAGCGGATGCACAATTGCGTTGAGATGCTCCAGCGCCGCCTTGTCGGCGAAGACGATGGCGCCCAGCTTCCGGCGGTCCACCTCGCCGTTTTCCGCCAGAATGCCCTCGCCGAATGCCGACACAACTGCGGCCCAGCCGGGCGCGCCATTGCGGTAGACCTCGTGGCCCACCTTATCGGCGTCGATTACCTCGGCGCCCAGCTCCTTGAGTATCGCCGCGACCGTCGATTTGCCGGTGCCGATGCCGCCGGTCAGGCCTATGGTTATCATATCTTTTTGGCGCGCTTGCCGACGTTACCCATTCTAGCAACGGCCAAAGTTGAGGGTCAATAGAAAGGGGTTGGTATACAATGTCCCCATAGGCTGGTTCCCGGTCTAACCATACCCTGGACCTTGCTCTGAACCCCGATGTCGCAGATACTCTATGACCCCCGGGAATCGGGAAGTCTTCGAATCGAGGCTGAACCCCATACCCTATGACTCTCTTCGAGCACAGCGCAAAAGGGCGGCTTGAACGTGAGGCGCCGCTGGCCTCCCGCATGAGGCCGCGCAACTTTGACGAGTACGTGGGGCAGGAGCACCTCGTCGGGCCGGGCCGCGTGCTGCGCCGCGCCATCGAGGCCGACCAGGTCCCCTCTATGATCTTCTGGGGGCCTCCGGGCACGGGTAAGACCACACTGGCGTTCCTGATATCCCACGTGACAAAGAGCCACTTCACGCCCATCAGCGCCGTCGGCTCGGGGGTAGCCGAGCTGCGACAGGTGATCAAGGAGGCGCGCGACCGCCTGGGCCAACAGGGGCTTCGGACGATCCTGTTCATCGACGAGATCCACCGCTTCAACAAGGCGCAGCAGGACGTGATCCTTCCCCATGTGGAGGACGGCACAATCGTCCTGATCGGCGCGACGACGGAGAACCCCTCGTTCGAGGTCAACTCCCCCCTGCTCTCCCGCGCCCGCGTCTTCACCCTCAAGCCGCTCACGGACGAGCAGACCGAGCGCATCATACGCATGGCCGCAACGGACAAAGAGCGCGGCCTCGGCAACCTGGACCTGAGGATCGACGACGATGCGATGAAGCTAATGGTGACTATCGCCAACGGCGACGCGCGCATGGGGCTCAATATCCTGGAGGTGTCAGCAAAGGCGGGCACGCTAGCTGCGGACGGCTCGCGCCACGTCACCGCCGAGATCGTCGCGGAGGCCGCCCAACAGCGCACGCAGCTCTACGACCGCGCGGGAGACCAGCACTACGACACTATCTCTGCGTTTATCAAGTCCGTTCGCGGCTCCGATCCGGACGCAGCCGTCTACTACCTGGCGCGCATGATTGAGGCGGGGGAGGACCCGTTGTTCATCGCCCGGCGACTTGTCATCCTGGCGGCGGAAGACATAGGCATGGCCGACCCGCACGCCCTGCCCATAGCCGTCGCCGCGCAGCAGGCCGTGCACTTCATCGGCATGCCGGAGGGTCGCATCGTCCTCTCAGAAGCGGCGGTATATCTGGCCACCGCGCCCAAGAGCAACGCCTCGTACATGGCAATCAACAAGGCGATCGATGACGTTCAGAAGACCCGCAACGACCCCGTCCCCATGCACCTGCGCACGCCGTCACGGGCCTGATGAAAGAACATGGGCTACGGCAAGGGCTACAGGTACGCCCACGACTTCGAGGGCAACTTCACTCCAATGCAAAACCTGCCTGAAAGTCTCAAGGGCAAGCGCTACTACATCCCCGGGACTAACGGCTATGAGGCCCGCGTCGCTGAGCGTCTGCGAGCGTGGTGGGGCGAGCGAAGCGACCCGGGCGACGGCGGCGAAAAGGGCAAATCGTCGAAATAATGCGTCAAATGTAACGTTTCCCCCCTCTCGCGGCGTAAACATAGTAGAAGGGGTTTAACATTCGAATATGGCCATCTACGCGCTGATCTCACTCCTCTCGGCGATGGCGAGCCTCTGCCTGGGCGCCTTCGTCCTTGCGCGCGATACGAAAAACCCACTGAACCGTGTCTTCATGGGGTTGTCGGTCGCGGTGGCCTATTCTGCGTTGTGCGAGTTCGGCCTTCGCCAGGCCGACGGCAGCCACGAAGCCTGGCTCTGGATGAGGGCCGCATTCGCATGGCCCTTGATCCCCGCCACCTTCCTCCACCTGTCCCTCCTCCTCAGCGAACGTGAACGACCGCTCCATCATCGTGCCACGCTTCCCGCAGTTTACCTCCCGGCCATTCTCATCGCCGCATTTGACCTCTCCACAGTCCTGATTTCCGGTAACCTGCACCCCGCCTACTGGGGCTGGACTTATGATTTCCCTCGGGGCACCTTCGCAGGTGTTCTCGCTGCCGCATGGACCGTCGCCGTACTGGGAGGCGGGGTGGCCCTCCTGCTGCGGTACGTAATGGAGTCCCACAACCGCCGGCTGACCAAACAGGCGTCGTTTATCCTCCTGGGCGCATGGATTCCAATCGTGGCGTTCACCGCGAGCGTAATCGCCATGCCCGCAATCGGCCTTGAATACCCCAACTTCGTTTACGCTTTCTACGTGGCGGGGATGGGCTTCTTCGCGTATGCAATCTGGAAGCACGACCTGTTTGCGCCCGAGATGCTTATTGTCGCCAGGGAAACAATTGGCCAGATGACTGACGCGTTCTTCCTCGCAGGCCATGACGGGCGGATCAGAGAGGTCAACCCCGCCGCGATGCGCATCACCGGCCTGAACCGCGCTCAGCTCCTGGGGAAACCGATAGAGCAGCTTCTTTACTTCCCCGACGGGCGGGGCTCCGCAGGAGCGCAACAGATCCGGGACCTTATGCTCTCCGGCACAAAGTCCGAAATGGAGATAGCCGTCAAGACGGCCTTTGGCGCCCTTGCACCCCTTTCCATGTCCATTTCACCCATCCGCGGCAGCGGCGAGGAGCCCTTCGGCATGGTCCTGATAGGCCACGACCTCACGGAGCGAAAGTGGGCCGAGGGACAGCTCCGCAAGGCGCATGACGAGCTCGAGGCGCGCGTCAAAGAGCGGACGGCCGAGTTGGAAAAGGCGTACAACTCCCTGAGCGTCGAGGTGGAAAACCGCCGTAAACTGGAATCGCAGCTCGTGCAGACACAGAAGATGGAGGCCATCGGCACGCTCGCCGGAGGGGTCGCCCACGACTTCAATAACCTCCTGTCGGCCATTCTTGCCTACTGCCAGGTCGGCCAGATGACCGCCAAGCCGGGCGACCAGAACGTCACGTACTATAAGGAGATCCAGAAGGCAGCCGACCACGCGACGCATCTCACTCGCCAACTCCTCACCTTCTCCCGCAGGCAGGTGGTGGAGCCGCGCAATATCGAGATGAATGAGACAATCGCAGCGCTCCACAAGATGCTTCGCCGTCTCATCGGCGAATCGATTGAGCTGGTGACCCTGCCCTCTTCAGAGTCCTGCCTGGTACGAGTGGACCCCGGACAGATGGAGACTGTGCTGGTCAATATGGTGGTGAATGCGCGGGACGCGATGCCCATGGGCGGCCGAATACAGATTGAGATAAACAGGCAGACCACCCATCATGGCGACGGCGCACAGGAGAAATCGACAGGGAAGCGCTATGCAGTGGTCTCAATAACGGACACTGGCGTCGGGATGTCGGAGGAGGTCAGGTCGCAACTCTTCGTCCCCTTCTTCACCACCAAGGCAGTCGGCAAGGGCACCGGGCTGGGCCTCTCAACCTGCCACGGCATAGTCACCCAGGCGGGAGGACACATAACAGTGGAGAGCGACCTCGGCAAGGGCTCCACCTTCCGTGTATATCTGCCGCTGGTTGACCAGCCTTCCACCGTGGTGGATATCAAAGCCGGGCTGGCCGGGTCCCCCACAGGCACGGAAACCGTTCTGCTGGTGGAGGACGACGGCTCGGTACGGGAAATCTATGACCGGCTCCTCAGGCGTTGGGGCTACAAAGTGCTCACCGCTTCCAACGGCGTCGAGGCGCTTCGGGTGTGCGCCGAGCACCAGGACGAGAACATCGACCTCCTGATTACGGACGTGGTCATGCCGTTCATGGGCGGGAGGGAACTGGCCGAGAAGCTGCGCGAAACGCGGCCGAACACGAGGGTGCTCTTCACTTCCGGATACCCAGAGGACAGCCTGGTCCACAGCGGCGGCGGGACTGTCACGGTTGCGACCGATGCCTTCATACAGAAGCCGTACACGACGGATGCCATGGCCCGTAAAGTCCGCCAGGTACTGGAAGGTAAATAGACCCACGCGTCAGTCCGCCAGTATCAACCGGACCTGCTGGTCCAGCGCCTCGTCCGTGATGGCCCCCGACCAGCGGCTTGCGATCTTGCCTCTGCGGTCGATGCACAC comes from the SAR202 cluster bacterium genome and includes:
- a CDS encoding response regulator, with amino-acid sequence MAIYALISLLSAMASLCLGAFVLARDTKNPLNRVFMGLSVAVAYSALCEFGLRQADGSHEAWLWMRAAFAWPLIPATFLHLSLLLSERERPLHHRATLPAVYLPAILIAAFDLSTVLISGNLHPAYWGWTYDFPRGTFAGVLAAAWTVAVLGGGVALLLRYVMESHNRRLTKQASFILLGAWIPIVAFTASVIAMPAIGLEYPNFVYAFYVAGMGFFAYAIWKHDLFAPEMLIVARETIGQMTDAFFLAGHDGRIREVNPAAMRITGLNRAQLLGKPIEQLLYFPDGRGSAGAQQIRDLMLSGTKSEMEIAVKTAFGALAPLSMSISPIRGSGEEPFGMVLIGHDLTERKWAEGQLRKAHDELEARVKERTAELEKAYNSLSVEVENRRKLESQLVQTQKMEAIGTLAGGVAHDFNNLLSAILAYCQVGQMTAKPGDQNVTYYKEIQKAADHATHLTRQLLTFSRRQVVEPRNIEMNETIAALHKMLRRLIGESIELVTLPSSESCLVRVDPGQMETVLVNMVVNARDAMPMGGRIQIEINRQTTHHGDGAQEKSTGKRYAVVSITDTGVGMSEEVRSQLFVPFFTTKAVGKGTGLGLSTCHGIVTQAGGHITVESDLGKGSTFRVYLPLVDQPSTVVDIKAGLAGSPTGTETVLLVEDDGSVREIYDRLLRRWGYKVLTASNGVEALRVCAEHQDENIDLLITDVVMPFMGGRELAEKLRETRPNTRVLFTSGYPEDSLVHSGGGTVTVATDAFIQKPYTTDAMARKVRQVLEGK
- a CDS encoding dephospho-CoA kinase — its product is MITIGLTGGIGTGKSTVAAILKELGAEVIDADKVGHEVYRNGAPGWAAVVSAFGEGILAENGEVDRRKLGAIVFADKAALEHLNAIVHPLIRERVQAMLDDARARGVEVAVVEAAVMVESRWSSLVDEIWVTDAAEERAIERVCGRNGLTEEAVRARIKSQMPQSRRILLADVVIENNGSKDELQARVEALWRDRAPQIRKRKSS
- a CDS encoding CoA pyrophosphatase, translating into MSSFENTLRRCLDACPKRAVDDSALQPAGIMVIVYPKDGELCLLLNKRSAHVERHKGEIAFPGGRMDPADRDLRDTALRETHEEMGIAPADITVLGELDDVATSTGFVISPYVGTIPYPYPWEPSEREVAAVLEIPLAALYDKRCRRDEVRLTGGRLVAWPGYAYGGEVIWGATAQVIHRLFEVIESGAAEMGLGR
- a CDS encoding CbbQ/NirQ/NorQ/GpvN family protein, whose amino-acid sequence is MTNRTQTLYRSYIIEEYHLTKEPYYVPVGDEVELFMAAYSQKIPVLFKGPTGCGKTRFVEYMSYQLGKSLRTVKKQAGNGGADSTATQHNLPLVTIACHEDLTASDLVGRYLLQGDSTIWIDGPLTRAVKAGGICYLDEIVEARKDTTVLIHPLTDHRRILPIEKRGELLEAADGFLLVMSYNPGYQSALKDLKHSTRQRFVSIEFNPPPREIEAKIIEHEAGVDTDTANRLAKLGEKIRNLKEHGLAEGASTRLLIYAGKMIAQGIAPRRACQVAVNWSVTDDKSLQSSIQEVAASIFE